One Ficedula albicollis isolate OC2 chromosome 26, FicAlb1.5, whole genome shotgun sequence DNA segment encodes these proteins:
- the DDX20 gene encoding probable ATP-dependent RNA helicase DDX20 encodes MEGLECHVFIGGTPLSQDRSRLRKCHIAVGSPGRIKQLIELDYLSTGSIRLFVLDEADKLLEEGSFQEQINWIYSSLPVNKQMLAVSATYPEPLAAALSRYMREPTFVRLNPTDPSLLGLKQYYKIVNSHPLPHKTFEEKTQHLQELFSKIPFNQALVFSNLHSRAQHLAEILTSRGFPAECIAGNMNQSQRLDAMAKLKQFHCRVLISTDLTSRGIDAEKVNLVINLDVPLDWETYMHRIGRAGRFGTLGLAVTYCCRGEEENTMMKIAQKCNLQLLPLPEPIPPGMMEQFEDGEVEVKPAVPLGPEVNCDTECPKAEQAVLQPVQNGFSDIAQPPSNPPRDNSSVERPQKTPKQKQVKKCTNAANVGKNSRAPQSSSCQTEQRNQVKPISRMDGQHSTQAPDEEALKKNLPKIPCLSSFKNQLTNAWSFSDFVEDYDYFIKEGSEREVEILRSYSGPGEQGGLPRNGDVEWEEMEQHPEPAAGRDVSADSDGSDSSRASCNSRANSSEVFSDTQDPSAEPTAQQGQHPAGSCPTAERPREPSHTPRQNEVKKKVLKQNAKHKKRHSHQSSSPARSRTEEEQSCSSWGDAPCQGWSPEHYWRCYCQAWQSYYTAVAQYSRSYWHFSQCHMSSVYLQELLKDGD; translated from the exons ATGGAAGGCTTGGAGTGCCACGTGTTCATCGGGGGGACTCCTCTGAGCCAGGACCGGAGCAGGCTGAGGAAATGCCACATTGCCGTGGGCTCCccag ggaggatCAAGCAGCTGATAGAGCTGGACTacctgagcacaggcagcatcAGGCTCTTCGTGCTGGACGAGGCAGAcaagctgctggaggagggcaGCTTCCAGGAGCAGATCAA CTGGATCTACTCCTCCCTGCCTGTCAATAAGCAGATGTTGGCAGTGTCAGCCACCTACCCCgagcccctggctgctgctctcagcaggtaCATGAGGGAGCCCACGTTTGTCAGGCTGAACCCCACGGACCCCAGCCTCCTGG GGCTGAAGCAGTACTACAAAATTGTGAATTCCCATCCCCTCCCACATAAAAcctttgaggaaaaaacccagcacctgcaggagctgttcaGCAAGATTCCTTTCAACCAAGCCTTAGTCTTCTCAAATTTGCACAGCAG GGCTCAACATCTGGCTGAAATCCTGACATCCAGAGGCTTCCCTGCCGAGTGCATTGCAG GCAACATGAATCAAAGCCAGCGACTTGATGCCATGGCTAAATTAAAGCAATTCCACTGCAGAGTTCTGATTTCCACAGACTTG acatCTCGTGGCATTGATGCTGAGAAGGTGAACTTGGTCATCAACCTGGACGTGCCCCTGGACTGGGAGACCTACATGCACCGCATCGGGCGGGCGGGGCGCTTCG GCACCCTGGGGCTGGCTGTCACCTACTGCTGCCGTGGGGAAGAGGAGAACACCATGATGAAAATTGCTCAGAAGTGCAACCTGCAGCTTCTTCCTCTGCCAg agccaaTCCCTCCTGGAATGATGGAGCAGTTTGAAGATGGGGAGGTGGAAGTGAAACCTGCAGTACCACTGGGTCCTGAGGTGAATTGTGACACTGAGTGTCCTAAAGCAGAgcaagcagtgctgcagcctgtccAGAATGGCTTTTCTGACATTGCTCAGCCTCCCTCTAATCCTCCAAGGGATAATTCTTCTGTAGAAAGGCCACAAAAGACTCCAAAGCAAAAACAGGTAAAAAAGTGCACAAATGCTGCAAATGTAGGGAAAAACAGTAGAGCCCCCCAAAGTTCCAGCTGTCAGACAGAACAGAGGAATCAAGTCAAACCCATCtccaggatggatggacagcaCAGCACTCAGGCTCCAGATGAGGaggccttaaaaaaaaatcttcccaaaaTTCCATGTTTGTCTTCTTTCAAAAACCAACTCACCAATGCCTGGAGCTTCTCAGATTTTGTGGAAGACTATGATTATTTCATTAAGGAAGGGTCAGAGAGAGAGGTGGAGATTTTAAGAAGTTACTCAGGCCCAGGAGAGCAAGGTGGGCTGCCCAGGAATGGGGATGTGGAGtgggaggagatggagcagcacccagagccagcagcaggcagggatgtgtcTGCTGACAGTGACGGCTCAGACAGCTCCAGGGCTTCCTGCAACAGCAGGGCCAACAGCTCTGAGGTGTTTTCAGACACACAGGACCCCAGTGCTgagcccacagcacagcaggggcagcacccTGCAGgttcctgtcccacagcagagaggCCTCGGGAACCATCCCACACCCCAAGgcaaaatgaagtgaaaaagaaagtcCTGAAACAAAATGCTAAGCACAAGAAAAGGCACAGCCATCaatcctccagccctgccaggagcagaactgaggaggagcagagctgcagctcctggggtgatgctccctgccagggctggagccctgaGCACTACTGGAGGTGTTACTGCCAGGCCTGGCAGAGCTACTACACAGCAGTGGCCCAGTACAGCAGGAGCTACTGGCACTTCAGCCAGTGCCACATGAGCTCAGTCtatctgcaggagctgctgaaagaTGGGGATTGA
- the LOC107604214 gene encoding tenascin-X-like, which translates to MLANTHVLPVPDLACTIRSARSARQRCQSSDVPHDPHQRPAPETAPPALSRSSWPRGMLRAQDCLCLRLVLAMALQGAGYRTCPRTCGTEPRSPHATAQKSPHTALQGAGYRTCPRTCGTEPRSPHATAQKSPHTALQGAGYRTCPRTCGTEPRSPHATAQKSPHTALQGAGYRTCPRTCGTEPRSPHATAQKSPHTALQGAGYRTCPRTCGTEPRSPHATVQKSPHLASEKDYKK; encoded by the exons ATGCTGGCGAACACGCACGTCTTGCCGGTGCCGGACTTGGCCTGCACGATCAGATCTGCAAGGAGCGCCCGTCAGCGCTGTCAGAGCTCTGATGTGCCCCACGACCCTCATCAGAGACCGGCACCTGAGACCGCACCGCCCGCCCTGAGCCGGAGCTCCTGGCCGAGGGGGATGCTGCGGGCCCAGGACTGTTTGTGCCTGCGCCTGGTGCTTGCcatggcactgcagggagctg gttATCGCACCTGTCCCCGCACCTGCGGCACGGAGCCGCGATCTCCACACGCAACAGCCCAGAAATCTCCCCACAcggcactgcagggagctggttATCGCACCTGTCCCCGCACCTGCGGCACGGAGCCGCGATCTCCACACGCAACAGCCCAGAAATCTCCCCACAcggcactgcagggagctggttATCGCACCTGTCCCCGCACCTGCGGCACGGAGCCGCGATCTCCACACGCAACAGCCCAGAAATCTCCCCACAcggcactgcagggagctggttATCGCACCTGTCCCCGCACCTGCGGCACGGAGCCGCGATCTCCACACGCAACAGCCCAGAAATCTCCCCACAcggcactgcagggagctggttATCGCACCTGTCCCCGCACCTGCGGCACGGAGCCGCGATCTCCACACGCAACAGTCCAGAAATCTCCCCACCTCGCTTCGGAAAAGGACTacaaaaagtga